The Oryza brachyantha chromosome 7, ObraRS2, whole genome shotgun sequence genomic interval gaaaagaaaaccaattCAGCAGCGCACAAATGACAGGACTATTGGGCACACAAGGAAGATAAACTTCAGAGCTCCCCGTACATCGGAAATTCTCCATTTTCGGAACGTGTAAAGCATTACAGTCTTACAGACTACAGAGATGGAGGACGCACGTGCAACGGTTCAggaaattattatttatttgggGTACTGTACCAGTTCACACTTTTGTCTCACTTCTGTGCCGGGTCAAAGCAGTGGGCATCCATTTCTTGATTCTTCCTTCTGCAGCTGAAAACTCTACATTCACAACGAAGAACAACGCTGCGTTCTTTTCGCAGTTTTTCTTTGACACACGAGCTTTCTCAACTGATAAACGGTACGTTTTCACATAAAGTTCCATCACCTTAGATTTTTTAActctgtattttttatttcattatgtatactattaaatagatatcacaaaaatcacaaaagatTAAATCTTTTATGTTCCATATTTCAATAAGAACGAATACAACATGATGAAGACGTCAGAACTCTGAAAGGCCTTCTTCACGGTTTCATGGGGGGTGAAATTGCTTAGAATTACAAGAAACAAAGTCAATGGTTGCTGCTGGTTTGTTACTTACAAACTGACGCCATCAGATTTTCCTAACAAAGGCACACATGATACAGGCATACAGCCAAGAacaatttacatatatataccttaCTATAGCGAGCCTCCTCGACAGAGCTGCTACGCATTACAAGAGGGCAGCATGAACGCCAAGGGTTCCATAATTTCTACAGCACTAGCAGTAGCACACCAGTAAGAATCGGTGCATGAGTTCTGTTCAGTCATTTTACATCGGAATCGTAAACATCAAAAACAGTTTCAGGGATGACCGTAGGCAGCTTGTCTATGTACATGTAGAGCCGCCTAAGGTTCTCTTTTCTTACCGTTGCCATGTCCACTATGTCCCTGGTATCTGTATATATCCACAGGTCGGCAGAGTTTACTCTCTTGAGACTGTCGCGGCAGAATGGGCAAGACTGGGATCTTGATCTCCTGCAATGAACAGTATACGATAAATTATAAgaactagaaatattttgtagtCAGTTGCTGTTAGGATTATTCAAAATTGCATGCCAGGGCTGCAATTATGaacaatagaaaatatattgctTCCAGTAACTTCAGCCGTTATTTGGGCTGCAACAGTATGTCAGTATATGCAACCAACTGCTAGTCCAAACTTGGTGGAGAAAAGCAGTGATCAAGCTACTTAATTATCAGCCAAAAGAGGAATTCTTTTTCAATAAACTATCACCAGAAGAAAATAAACTGATAGTTATGTGCCATGGTACCCAGGAAAGCAGGTTTAAATCACTTAACATGACGATAGATAACCGGTAGCAATTGGCTATAGTTATGTCAGCTACTAGCTAAATAATTCAGGCTAACCTTTTGGCTGCCCTGGGCTTTGACAACATCAGTATTGCCTTTTCAAGTGAGGTTACATTAACGTGTTATTATCCAAGTCAACCAGATTCATTTCTGAATTATTGTCTCAGGAAACTATGCACATAGATAACTGTAGATTTTGAAATTTAGGAGGGGCAATTTTCTGGATTAAGTATCATCTCCACCATTTCATACTGATCAATTACTATTTTTACTTCATGTACAAGAGCAAAATGGCCACCTAAAGCAGCCACCCATTCAATAAGATCTGAAATGAGGTTGCTCCATTACAATTTGTTGCCAATCCACTGGGAGCAAGTTTCCAAAACATATGACCTAGCGGCACAGTAGTAGCAAGCTAAAGGCAATCTACTGGGAGCAAAAGGGCACCCAAAAACGAACACCGTTTACTATTGTGGCAGGACTCATGACAAATCTTGACCTTGgttattagtatttattttcttcttacaaaaaaatatattttgtccTCTGAATTAATAAATGACAGAAAACAGAAAGCATTGATGCGCATTACTGTACTTCCCAGcttagccatgcatgcatgcaagtaaTCATGGTCTGCCAAAATTCTCAACATATGTTATATTAATGCAAATGTGAAATACGACCAACATGTTTTGTGCTTGAAATAAGCAAGGAATGGTCATATAAAACAGAAAATTAAAAGTGAtttgtatatacaaattaCTTAGTTTTCACAACTTGAAGTCATTTATTGAATGATAATTGATGCATAGTCTAAATAGTGGTATTTAAATATCAAAGTTAGAATTTTCTGACGGTATTTGGTTTTAGAATTTGAAATACATTCATGCTGAAGCTAATACCATTtaacaatgaaatatttaCATCTGTGCATTGTAGTTTGAATTTTAGGATATGGCAGCATTGAAATATTTACATCTCTGCAATGtagtttgaattttagaatatgGAAAGTGAGATTATTTCACTTATAATGTGCCTTATAGAAGGTAATGTTGTAAATAGCAAGTGCAAAAATCATTTATTCCCTTTTTTAAGAGGGAGAATTGGGTAAATGTAAGATACGGCAGCCTAAATAATCCTGGAgtaacttatttaaaaatctataataaATACATGCTTCTATCTTACCAATTTTTgtacctatttttttaatcatctcACGATCCTCTATGTTTTAGAATATCATCTACTAGGGTATGGTTGAAGGACCTTCAATGACAAAATCAACAGGCCAAGTCCTATTTCAGAATTAGAAGCAGTAGGAGGTTCACCATTAGAAAGCATGGGACAACAAACCCTCAAGCTTTCCTTGAACAAGTCTTTCACTTGACTGGGCTCAACAGGGATCATGCTTTAGCGTCAATAGTTTATAATGATAAACGATTTATTGCAAGCAACGAAGAGTTCATGGAGGCACAAAAGGACCCTATTATTTATTGCAAGCACCATATGAACAGGGGGATtctttcatttatttattttttaaaaaataggagtTGATGAAGCAAGcaacttaattaaattaatcagaATATTACTGGTTACAGCATGATGGTCAGGAAGAATCCCATTGATGCCATTAAACTGAAGGGCCAACGTTCATTTTTATCATGCAGAAGTGCTAATGCTATAGAAACATAAGATATATTATCTGAACTTAATACCTTAATACAAAtgacacagaaaaaaaaatgaagatgtGTACCAGTCACGGTAGCATTTGATGCACATAGCATGGCTACAAGTTGGAAGAACGGCTTTGTTATTTATCTCCATACATATACCACATTCCTCCTCTATGTTATCATCAATCTCTGAAATCACCATTTTCTGATCTTCATCTCGTCTCCTATACCTCTCTATACAGattgccttttgttttttgtctTCCACTTCATTGATCCCTTCATTTAGTTGCATCAAAGAAGGAAATATGACAGCTGCACAAAAAAGAGGAGAACAAATCAGTTCAAGAAAATGTTTGcgtgaaaaaaatcacataccCAAAGGACAGGAGCTATACCATAGAATTCCCTAATGCTTGCTTTCCTTTCATGAGTAGACATGGTGGTTGTCCCATCAGCATAAACCTGTATAGTTAAGATTAGCCATGGCTCCAAAAAACCAGGGAGATGTTAGAAAGAGACTTCACTAAATTAGAAGTATTTTAAACCTTATAAATAAGAATCCTCAATAGCCCAAGTGCACCAGCAAGGTTGCAATCTGTCCATTGcacaagaaaaaggaagaagtgTGCAGCTGGACAGTATGACATCCTCATCTGAAGACAGGCACCATCATATTCCCTTCTAAATTCAGCAGCACTGCatttcacaaacaaaataaccaACAATAAACTTCACAATAGAAGAGAATAATAAACTAGAACATTCTTTGTAAAATATTCTGCAATCTCAGCATCGTAGGTCCACTCCACATCACAAACTTGAAgataattataataatctaactaCTGCAAAACAATGTTCTTATACCTAAATTTTGTTATGTGTCCTTTTGAGGTTATCTGATAATCACCTATTCAATCAATTGGAGCCTCATGGAAAttcaagcaatcccacaaggTAGTATAGTAAGAAGACATCCTTAACTATTTTCTGACAAGGTACTAAAAGCTGTAGGGAAACCTTAACTAACGAATAATGAATTGACCTAAGTCAACCAACACTCATTTGACTAGGATAGAAACAAAGAgttaatcataataaaattcatCATCAGTAGTTAGTTGCCTACGATGTGCACAGCAATTTCTAATATGGCTTTCAGAATCCCATGATGGGAGTGatgaagcagcagcagtagaaaCGTGTGCCACACCGCCGCCaaaaggaatttcatgataacaTCTCCAAAGTGGTATGAGCAGCACTATATCTGTTAACAGGTGTCTCAGTGTGGCAATGAAAGGAGCTACCAGCAGAAACATtcagtagtactagtactgaAGCAACTAACAAGGGaacatcatccaagcctctcAGCTACCAAACATGCTTATTAAATGTCTAACCACCAATCGAGGTGACTAAGTGTAAACTTGATTGATACCTTGCAAACAGTACATCTCCCCCCAGGTTGGCTGTGTTCAACCTCAAACATCACCATTAAGGCACTAAGATACTGGAGTAATCCTAATCCACCCCCACACACTCCAGGCCTCAAAAATCAAAGCAACAAATCCGTGCAGCTCAACAAAGTTCGGTAGCACGGCACGAAAAGGCGAAGCAACACCAGCCAAACCATCAACCAACGGTCTCATCACCGCAGCAGCAGAGCGGCagccaagccaagccaagcgggaggaggaggaagaagaaacgGGGGTGCACTCACAGCGAGTTGGCGTGCTGGATGTCGGCCTCGAGCACCTTGAGCGAGTCCCTGAACGACCTGCCCatgaacgacgacgacgtagcGCGCTGCTCCTCCACTCCacgaccgcgccgccgccgccgccgcgaccatCCACCCACCAAATCCTCCCTCCTCTCAACACATCCTCCCCCCGCTCGCTGCTCCGCCCCCAAACCCCCGCCTCCAAAACCCCACAACCTCCACCCGATctcgctcgccggcgtcgtcctcgGTGCGGGTCAGGTTGGGTCAGCTcaagcgcggcggcgacggtggtcaGTGGCGATTGGCGAGGCCATTTAAAGCCTCTcgctttcctcctcctccgggggGTGCCTTGCGTGCGCGGGAGGGAGGCCCGGCGCAAGGAGTCACTGACCTGTGGGGACCGACGCCATGGGCCCACCCGTCGGTGACGGTGGGTGGGGTAGGGCAGCCGCGtagggcccacccgtcagtgacGTGGGGCGTGGTGCCGAGTGGGCTGGGGGCCACGGGGGCCAGGAAGGTTGCCACGTTCGCTTCTGGAAGGTGCGATGGGTTCGCTAGCTAAACCCATTTTCTTTTGGACTTTTCTGATCCAATCCGATTCAAACAGTCAGAAGGAAAATTCCAGTGTTTACTTAAGTACTTGTTCCGTTTTTACTTAAGTACAATCCGATTCAAACATCACCGTTAAGGCACGaagataaatatgtaaaattataagtcatacttaaaagtAAAGTTTCTTCagtaaaacatcaaatcataagaaagtaataaataattatataatatcttGATTAGACGAATGActaaatatgaatttaaaaatcaatggttCCAAATAAAAAGTTCGGAGGGAGTAAGATATAGGGATATCATGGTGCAAATTGTGCTGTTTTAGGCTTTACttgtgaaaagaaaaggaaccccaaataacttttatatatatatatatatatatatatatatatatatatatatatatatatgtgtgtgtgtgtgtgtgtgtgtgtgtgtgtgttattAGTGGTTCTAGAGTCcatgataataaaatagactatgacagaagaaacaaaaaataacactaATATTAagctaaaacttaaaatttgactGTGACCGATAAATTAACGAACACACCATGACTTATGCACAATGAGAGAGTGTTAATCCCCTCCTTTCGCTGTCGAGTTTGGTGCCATTTTGTGCGATTAACCTGCTTGCACGCAGACGGAACCCTGTTCATTAGTTCTGTGCCGCCCTTGTCACGAGGTTAATGATAGTTTTCCACTGATCAAGTGGATGGTCACTTGGTCAGATGAGCAGTTTGAGAAACTGAGGATCATCGAGAACAGTAATTTTAGCAGGATCAGGTGCTAATGCAAAATGGATGAAATGATTGGAGGATGCTTTTAGCCTGAACAAGTGGTCGGAggatatttgtttctttttccttggTGAAAAATAGGATGCCATGGTGCACGTATGTGAGAGTGAGACAATGTGAGTTACAAGTAAAGTGATGACCTTTTTGCCTTCTTGCATGAAAGTTGTTGGAGCAATAACACCCCCACTTTCCTCCAAAAGATCAAAATATCTGGTTTAATCACCCTATTATTGGGTGCtccaaaagattttattttatttcaagttGTCAACCGTACAGTGAGTTGAATAGCAGTAGTTTTTCACTGTTCAACACTGAAAAGCAATCTTGTAGATGGGAGGATGGCAGGCAGTCACACGCAATTTGGTTTAATGGTGAAAATACAAACAGTTCAAATTATGTTTCCAACATTTGAAATCAATACATAGCTTTAATCAGATTGCCAGAATAATTCGGGCTAAATTCAAGGATGGTGCTAAGAACATGCAGCACAGTTCAGAAGACACAAAACCAGTTTAGTAAATCCACCTTGTCCTTAGCAGGCCTCTATCTTGAATCTGCTTCTTTCAATGCACGGATAAGATGGGCGATACGATACTGGAGCTTCTCGTTCTCTATGATTAGCTTCTTATTCTACATAGTTCGTTCATAGATATGGTTATATTATATCAAACAGCTGTAACGATGGCGACACTTTCAAGCAAGATGAATAATACCTTCTCCTTTTCAGTAAGACATTCTGTGTTAGCTGCATCAAGCTTTGACTGAAGATCTTTCATGGCAGATGAATTCGTCTCGGAACCACTTGTCAGGACATCTGATAAATCAACCATGGACATAAGTACAGATCTATTTCCCTCACTAACAAGAACCTGTGAAATACTACAaccatatataactttacctTTGTTCAATAATAAGGCTTCCAGCTTTGCTAAACGTGTCTACAAGATGAAAGAAACAACGTAAAATACGGGAATAAAACATTGAGAAGACCACCTGTACCTATTAAGCATTCGTGTAACCACAGCAACCAAGCCAGATGAGAATGCTATTGCTTTCCATGCGTGGCTGGTCAAAAACATCCATTCATGTTGACTGccaataggaaaaaaaaacatagctaTGAAGCATACCTCCTGGGACAACTAATGCCAGGAGCTATCCATTATCTGTTGGTAGGTATTAGGTAATAGAGCAACAAGCCAAATTCTCGCTCTAGTTTAGGCACTTGCCGTTTGCCGTGGCAGGGGGGAAAGCTATACTGAAAAGGATTGCGATATACAAGTCTGAGACATTCACTAGATTTTATTAGCAGCTGGAATTACACTCTCAATTAAAGCAATTAGATTGTCTCTATTAAAGCAGACCGGAGGCAAGAACTTTATGTGGTAGTACCACGCCAGCCTCGCCCTAAAACATCAAACACAAACAGATTAGGGCTTGTGATATACGGTGTAAATggtattactatgtttttaaaagtTCGCTCGTGTTCTTTCATACCAAAATTTTCGATTGGAGGTATTATGAGCTAATCACTGCAGCAAAGCAACATCATCAAGGGCCAACGGGCAAGTGCATCTAGAAAATAGGGTTAATTGCGAGATGGTTCATTTGCACAATAATCCACACAGATTTGACCTTGCTGCAAACTAGGAACAGCAGACGAACTGGCCAATCTATGTTCTAATTTCTGGAGAATTAGCACGCTTAGCAATCCATTTACTGCAACCCTTAGCGCATCGGCTCAACCACAGCGAATTTAAGAACCTAACTGGCCCTAACCTAACCACAGCGAAACGAGGTCAGGCCGTCAGGGGGGGGCTCAAGAGACGACGAGAGCGCGAACCTCGGCGTCGGAGGCCCTGTCGTGGAAGGGCCGGAGGGCTCCCCCCAGAccctccgccgcgcggccaccgcccgccgccgccgccgccatgttcgccgccggccgactgAGCCCCTTGGACTAGTCTCGTGGTCGTCGAGCAAGAGCAATGGAAAAGGAGacttttgattattttttttgaaaaaaaaatcgaggTTGATTAGTGGAGTATTTGGGGGAAAAACCGGATGGGCTCAGATTGGGCCTAAAGCCTTCAGGCAGCGGTCGAGCATAAAGTACAGGCCTATGAAGGCCTTGTTGTTTGTATGGATCCAAAATTGCACTAACTTATCTCCTTTCTAATAAAGTTAGCTGGAGTACTCCATCTGTCTGAATGACGCCGTTAATGTTTagttattcgtcttatttaaaaaatttacataattattaattatttttatatcatttaatctattgttaaatatactttacgtatatatataactttacatattttacaattttttttaataagacgaatagttaaatgtgtataaaaaatcgaAGAGAGTATGTTTTTGTCTCTTTGTCGAAACACCGTCAGACGCAGGCGCTCACATGTGTAAGCatattagttttaaatttacacTTGCCCCAAAATTTCTTCTGCAGGCAAAGATAAGGGTGATGCATCTGCTAAGAAAAGCAAGAAAAAGAAGTCTAAAGCTGAGTCTGGTGGTGAAGGAATAGAGCTTGATCAGCCTACCAAGGTTGCTGCAGAAGAAACTGAACCTGAagctgagaagaaaaaaaaaaaagaaaaagaagcacAAGCTAGTGGAGCCAATGGATCAAGAGATGGCAAACAATGGCAATGTTGAACAAGAGGAAACTCccaacaagaagaaaaagacaaaccgGGAGGCTTCAGTGTTGAGTCTAAGACAGCCActgaaggaaagaagaaaaagtacAAAACTGAGGAGGATGATGTGTAGTTATTGATCACTGTTACTCGAGTGTTGCTTGATGAAATATTATGTAGGAGTAGGAACTAATTCATGTACAACAATTGATAGGATCGGGCCTCAACTGTTTAAGCCTTGATTCATGTGTGGTGTCATCAATTTTTGCCCCATCCCACATTTGTTGATGGTGAGTTACGCCAAATTTAACATTGCTGCTCTTATCAGAGCTTCCTTGTAACATTGCTGGTGTTCTTCTGGATGTCAAAATTCTGGCCAGGGCCTAGGGGTTCCTTTGTTTTTGCAGACAACTTCACTACCATCCTACCGTAGCACCGCTTGTGAAATTCCTGACATGTCTACAAGTTTACATTATACTGCTGTGACTCAATGTTGCAGGTTTGTGTAGCAGCCTCAAGGCTAGCAAATCACTTGTGTTGTAGAGATGATGCAAAGCTGCGTTTGCTCTTGCTCTTGCTCTTGTTCTTGCTCTTGTTCTTCCTCTTGATCTTCCTGTCTGCTGCGAGGTTGTTCTTCCTGTCTGCTTCAGGTTCAAGGGTGTTCTTCTTATCTTCTGCGAGGTCCTTCAGGACCTGCTCAACTTCTTGGACAACTCCAAGCCTTCTGAACCATCCTGCAAGCAGCTGAGATGGCTCTTGGCCAATGACAACGCCGTTCTCCTCTAGCTCTGTCAAAAATGCCAGTGCCCCTTCTAGCCTGTTCACCTTCTCATAGGTGCCCAATATCAAAGCGATGCATTTGTCGCACGGTGTCATCCCCACACTTCTCATATTCCGTGTTACGATCATCGCTTCGTCGATTCGATTTGCGAGGCAGTAAGCATTCACCAGAAGTGCACACAGCTTTGTATCAGGTACTATCCCTGCAAACTGTATGGCGTCAAAAACTCGTTGCGCCCCATCTGAGTCGCCTTTGTAAGAGTAGGCTCTCAGCAATGCTTTGTAAACTTCCTTTCCTGCAACAATTTGTTGATCCCCCATTTTACTGATCATGTCTTCTGCTTTGTCTAACATGTCAGCCCTGATATAAGCCATGATCATTGAGCCGTATACACGCTTATCCATCGGCAGGCCAAGCAATCCAATCTCTTCGAAAATTTCCTTTGCACGAGTGAGATCTCCGGCCTTACTGTACATGTCCATCAGCGCAGTCAACATAACTTGATCACAAGGTAACCCTCTGGCTTTCATGGCATGGAATGCATCCTCAGCTTTCTGCAACAGCTTTTGCTTGCCATATATGTGGATCAATTTGGTGTAGTCACGGACATTTGCTTCAAAAGAATCCTCCAGCAATGCATGCTCCAGCACCTACTAGACATTTACAATATCTGTTACTTGTTAGGACACAAGCTTAATGCCAATTACCACAAACGCAGGACAGAAGTTCAGAGATCCAAATTCAATGTCTAGCAAAGGTTCCAATTTCAGAAGTTAAGAAATTCATCAAAACTTAAGGCAATCTTGATGCCAACAAGGGTCATTTCTAACAATCATTTTAACCAGGCACATAACAGGAGAGGATACATAAACATCAGAATAGTTCATCTTAAATACTAATTTcaaagcataaaaattacTGAATGAATATCTTTTAGTTGTTTAACCCTGAATAGTGAATCCAGAACAGCATAGACCAACACAAGATTGCAATGTCTAGAAAAAGGTTCCAATTTAGAACTTCAGAACTTCATCAAACCTTAAGGCAATCTTGATGCCAACAATGATCATTTCTAACAGTCATTTTAACCAGGCACATAACAGGAGATGACACATAAAGATCAGAACAGTTCATCTTAAATACTAATTTCAAAGCATAAAAGTTACTAGATGAGTGTTTTCTAGGTGTTCAAGTACTTGAGAAAGCACCCTGACTAAATCGAGAAGAGCACAAAACAGCAGAAGATTGCCATTTTTGCTTCCAAGATCGAGCCTCAAGACTGTGAAATGCTCACTGTCACTGACCTCAGCAAGAAGAGGGCTCTCCATAGCGGTGAGCTCCTTCAGCACCAGCAACCAATCCGCCCTCCTGGGCCTCATGGCCTTCACCCAGAACGCAAGCATCGCGGCGAGAGTCTCCCCATCCTCAtcccgacgaggaggaggaggaggcaggcaCACGATGCGCGCCATCAGAGCCTTGCAGCGATTCGGCAGCTTGGGAGAAATCCCCCGAATCGCCTCCTTCTCAGACTCCGACGTGCCCGACCCGAACGCGTCCCAGCTGAACCACGGCGTctcttccgccgccgccgccgccgcctgctcagCCTCCGCGGTCGCCAGAGGCTGCCCCGCGCCTTGCCGGGCCGGCACGCACCCACACTGCGAAGACGccctcgcgcgcgcggcggcggcggcactaGGAGCCCGCGGAGCCAGCGAGTACATCGCCGGCACAGCCACCAGCAGCGAGGtcatcgccggcgagctcgccggaga includes:
- the LOC102721379 gene encoding uncharacterized protein LOC102721379 codes for the protein MAAAAAGGGRAAEGLGGALRPFHDRASDAETRLAKLEALLLNKDVLTSGSETNSSAMKDLQSKLDAANTECLTEKEKNKKLIIENEKLQYRIAHLIRALKEADSR
- the LOC102721095 gene encoding E3 ubiquitin-protein ligase AIRP2-like, translated to MGRSFRDSLKVLEADIQHANSLAAEFRREYDGACLQMRMSYCPAAHFFLFLVQWTDCNLAGALGLLRILIYKVYADGTTTMSTHERKASIREFYAVIFPSLMQLNEGINEVEDKKQKAICIERYRRRDEDQKMVISEIDDNIEEECGICMEINNKAVLPTCSHAMCIKCYRDWRSRSQSCPFCRDSLKRVNSADLWIYTDTRDIVDMATVRKENLRRLYMYIDKLPTVIPETVFDVYDSDVK
- the LOC102719976 gene encoding pentatricopeptide repeat-containing protein At1g01970 translates to MTSLLVAVPAMYSLAPRAPSAAAAARARASSQCGCVPARQGAGQPLATAEAEQAAAAAAEETPWFSWDAFGSGTSESEKEAIRGISPKLPNRCKALMARIVCLPPPPPRRDEDGETLAAMLAFWVKAMRPRRADWLLVLKELTAMESPLLAEVLEHALLEDSFEANVRDYTKLIHIYGKQKLLQKAEDAFHAMKARGLPCDQVMLTALMDMYSKAGDLTRAKEIFEEIGLLGLPMDKRVYGSMIMAYIRADMLDKAEDMISKMGDQQIVAGKEVYKALLRAYSYKGDSDGAQRVFDAIQFAGIVPDTKLCALLVNAYCLANRIDEAMIVTRNMRSVGMTPCDKCIALILGTYEKVNRLEGALAFLTELEENGVVIGQEPSQLLAGWFRRLGVVQEVEQVLKDLAEDKKNTLEPEADRKNNLAADRKIKRKNKSKNKSKSKSKRSFASSLQHK